The proteins below come from a single Caulobacter segnis ATCC 21756 genomic window:
- a CDS encoding HPr family phosphocarrier protein gives MNSRTVEIVNERGLHARASAKFVKMASSFDAEVTVSRDGASVDARSIMGLMMLAAGIGSTIDITAEGPEAEAALEALCELVANRFDEER, from the coding sequence ATGAATTCCAGAACGGTCGAGATCGTCAACGAGCGGGGATTGCACGCCCGGGCCTCGGCCAAGTTCGTGAAGATGGCGTCCAGTTTCGACGCCGAGGTGACCGTCAGCCGCGACGGCGCCAGCGTCGACGCCCGCTCGATCATGGGCCTGATGATGCTGGCCGCCGGCATCGGCTCGACCATCGACATCACGGCGGAAGGGCCGGAGGCGGAGGCGGCGCTGGAGGCGCTGTGTGAACTGGTGGCGAACCGGTTTGATGAGGAGCGGTAG
- a CDS encoding PTS sugar transporter subunit IIA, with protein MIGLVIVTHGRLAEEFVSAMEHVVGPQTAVKAICIGPEDDMERRRSDILKACADVDQAGQGVILLTDMFGGTPSNLAISVMEQTKAEVIAGLNLPMLIKLASVRQRESLQACVAHAQEAGRKYISVASYVLAGEK; from the coding sequence ATGATCGGGCTCGTGATCGTGACGCACGGGCGTCTGGCGGAAGAGTTTGTCTCCGCCATGGAGCATGTGGTCGGTCCGCAGACCGCCGTGAAGGCGATCTGTATCGGCCCCGAGGACGACATGGAGCGTCGCCGCTCCGACATCCTGAAGGCCTGCGCCGACGTCGACCAGGCCGGCCAGGGCGTCATCCTGCTGACCGACATGTTCGGCGGCACGCCCAGCAACCTGGCCATCTCGGTGATGGAGCAGACCAAGGCCGAGGTCATCGCCGGCCTGAACCTGCCCATGCTGATCAAGCTGGCCAGCGTGCGCCAGCGCGAGAGCCTGCAGGCCTGCGTCGCCCACGCCCAGGAAGCTGGACGCAAGTACATCTCCGTGGCCTCCTACGTGCTCGCCGGAGAAAAGTGA
- a CDS encoding HPr kinase/phosphorylase, which produces MSLPATRHAGLIARRQDGLWRGALIEGPSGAGKSDLALRALEHGFRLVADDRVVVFTAGGRLYGKAPDTLAGLIEVRGLGVVATNAPLPFCEITVLIRCVDAPEAVDRLPDPHAVSVAGLSIPVFDLWPREPAAPLKIVRIMQSLGVPL; this is translated from the coding sequence GTGAGCCTCCCCGCGACCCGCCACGCCGGCCTGATCGCCCGCCGCCAGGACGGCCTCTGGCGCGGCGCCCTGATCGAGGGACCGTCTGGCGCGGGCAAGAGCGACCTGGCCCTGCGCGCCCTGGAGCACGGCTTCCGCCTGGTCGCCGATGACCGCGTCGTCGTCTTCACCGCCGGCGGCCGCCTCTATGGCAAGGCGCCCGACACCCTGGCCGGCCTGATCGAGGTGCGCGGCCTGGGCGTCGTGGCGACCAACGCCCCCCTGCCCTTCTGCGAGATCACGGTCCTGATCCGCTGCGTCGATGCGCCCGAAGCCGTGGACCGCCTGCCCGATCCCCACGCGGTGTCTGTCGCGGGCTTGAGCATCCCCGTCTTCGACCTGTGGCCGCGAGAACCCGCCGCGCCTCTGAAAATCGTTCGCATCATGCAGTCTCTTGGAGTCCCTCTCTAA
- a CDS encoding ATP-binding protein, with protein sequence MAIVTARPDPASAQGPGPETAPRPRRRLAWPRGSRLGRLVITLNVLALVIVVVGALVLNELRSGLVNARIDSLSTQGELIANVIDQSATVGEPEPALDPYTASAIFQLLFIPRSQRARLFDAHGKVLADSFVVADRVDWKVLPPARKPGQTPDGPPKTPAEQAKAQRAQKALADEIAQAMKGRTVAGTRISENGERVVSVSIPIQHVRAILGVLTLEAGDVDEIISAERKALLPFIVVAMIAILISSVLLHRLIAMPVLRLARAADHVRLQGARAISLPDLSRRHDELGDLSRSLEEMTHSLSERMDAIERFAADVAHEIKNPLTSIRSAIETLDLVSDPAARARLLAILQSDVNRLDRLVTDISNASRLDAELSRESPKALDLNRLLTEVAGLYEAQLRPGEAPGSVRVSLSLADPSHPASILARETPIGQVFRNLIDNARSFSPADGEVRVSLTRARGRLIAAVEDDGPGMPPDNLETIFERFYTSRPKGRAFGGNSGLGLSIARQIVEAHGGHIHAENRHDAAGAVIGARFVVDLPEARA encoded by the coding sequence TTGGCTATCGTTACCGCGAGGCCTGATCCGGCGAGCGCCCAGGGGCCTGGCCCGGAGACGGCGCCCAGGCCCAGGCGCCGCCTGGCCTGGCCGCGCGGCTCGCGGCTGGGCCGGCTGGTCATCACCCTGAACGTCCTGGCCCTGGTGATCGTGGTCGTCGGGGCGCTGGTGCTGAACGAGCTGCGCAGCGGCCTCGTCAACGCGCGCATCGACAGCCTCAGCACCCAGGGCGAGCTGATCGCCAACGTCATCGACCAGTCGGCGACGGTGGGCGAACCCGAGCCCGCGCTCGATCCCTACACGGCCAGCGCCATCTTCCAGCTGCTGTTCATCCCGCGCTCGCAGCGGGCGCGGCTGTTCGACGCCCACGGCAAGGTGCTGGCCGACTCGTTCGTCGTCGCCGACCGCGTCGACTGGAAGGTGCTGCCGCCCGCCCGCAAGCCGGGCCAGACCCCGGACGGTCCCCCGAAGACGCCCGCCGAGCAGGCCAAGGCCCAGCGCGCCCAGAAGGCCCTGGCCGACGAGATCGCCCAGGCCATGAAGGGCCGCACGGTCGCCGGCACGCGCATCTCCGAGAACGGCGAGCGGGTCGTCTCGGTGTCGATCCCGATCCAGCACGTGCGCGCCATCCTGGGCGTCCTGACCCTGGAGGCCGGCGACGTCGACGAGATCATCTCGGCCGAACGCAAGGCCCTGCTGCCGTTCATCGTGGTGGCCATGATCGCGATCCTGATCTCCAGCGTCCTGCTGCACCGGCTGATCGCCATGCCCGTCCTGCGCCTGGCGCGGGCCGCCGACCATGTGCGCCTGCAAGGGGCGCGGGCTATCTCCCTGCCCGACCTGTCGCGCCGCCACGACGAGCTGGGCGACCTGTCCCGCTCGCTGGAGGAGATGACCCATTCGCTGTCCGAGCGCATGGACGCCATCGAGCGCTTCGCCGCCGACGTGGCGCACGAGATCAAGAACCCGCTGACCTCGATCCGCTCGGCCATCGAGACGCTGGACCTGGTCAGCGACCCGGCCGCGCGCGCCCGCCTGCTGGCGATCCTGCAGAGCGACGTCAACCGCCTGGACCGGCTGGTCACCGACATCTCCAACGCCTCGCGCCTGGACGCGGAGCTGTCGCGCGAGTCGCCCAAGGCGCTGGATCTCAATCGCTTGCTGACCGAGGTGGCCGGCCTCTACGAGGCCCAGCTGCGCCCCGGCGAGGCCCCCGGCAGCGTCCGCGTCAGCCTCTCCCTGGCCGATCCCAGCCATCCGGCCTCGATCCTGGCGCGCGAGACGCCGATCGGGCAGGTGTTCCGCAACCTGATCGACAACGCCCGCTCGTTCAGCCCCGCCGACGGCGAGGTCCGGGTCAGCCTGACCCGCGCCCGCGGCCGGCTGATCGCCGCGGTCGAGGACGACGGCCCGGGCATGCCGCCCGACAATCTCGAGACCATCTTCGAGCGCTTCTACACCTCGCGTCCCAAGGGCCGGGCGTTCGGCGGCAATTCGGGCCTGGGCCTGTCGATCGCCCGCCAGATCGTCGAGGCCCACGGCGGCCACATCCACGCCGAGAACCGCCACGACGCCGCCGGCGCGGTGATCGGCGCGCGCTTCGTCGTCGACCTGCCGGAAGCGCGGGCGTGA
- a CDS encoding response regulator transcription factor: MATITLIDDDENIVASIAMTLQAHGHTVNHFHDGVSGLEGVEANPPDLVILDVKMPRMDGMEVLRRLRQHSEIPVIMLTSKDEEIDEVLGFNLGADDYMHKPFSQRLLVERVKAVLRRARPEGETTPADPAGAAGSKVMKRGKLTLDPARHDSLWDGKPVRLTVTEFLLLQALAQRPGFVKSRDNLMDAAYDDQVYVDDRTIDSHIKRMRKKFRQVDPEFDSIETLYGVGYRYREA; this comes from the coding sequence ATGGCCACCATCACCCTCATTGACGACGACGAGAACATCGTCGCCTCGATCGCGATGACCCTGCAGGCTCATGGCCACACCGTGAACCATTTCCACGACGGGGTGTCCGGGCTGGAGGGCGTCGAGGCCAATCCGCCGGATCTCGTGATCCTCGACGTCAAGATGCCCCGCATGGACGGCATGGAAGTGCTGCGCCGCCTGCGCCAGCACTCCGAGATCCCGGTGATCATGCTGACCTCCAAGGACGAGGAGATCGACGAGGTCCTGGGCTTCAACCTCGGCGCCGACGACTACATGCACAAGCCGTTCAGCCAACGTCTGCTGGTCGAGCGGGTCAAGGCGGTGTTGCGCCGCGCCCGGCCCGAGGGCGAGACGACGCCGGCCGATCCCGCCGGCGCCGCCGGCTCCAAGGTCATGAAGCGCGGCAAGCTCACGCTGGACCCGGCCCGCCACGACAGCCTGTGGGACGGCAAGCCGGTGCGCCTGACCGTCACGGAGTTCCTGCTGCTGCAGGCCCTGGCCCAGCGGCCCGGCTTCGTGAAGAGCCGCGACAACCTGATGGACGCGGCCTACGACGATCAGGTCTATGTCGACGACCGCACGATCGACAGCCACATCAAGCGCATGCGCAAGAAGTTCCGTCAGGTCGATCCGGAATTCGACTCCATCGAGACCCTGTACGGCGTTGGCTATCGTTACCGCGAGGCCTGA
- a CDS encoding EthD family reductase, which translates to MAVFTVLYPAQNGATFDHDYYRDVHIPLAKEAFASTGLTDVQVLKGLAGVDGGPAPFVAMALLTFRDAEAMQASLTGPRSAEVRGDVANFTTIQSIIQISEAN; encoded by the coding sequence ATGGCCGTGTTCACCGTCCTCTATCCCGCCCAAAACGGCGCGACCTTCGACCACGACTATTACAGGGACGTCCACATTCCGCTGGCCAAGGAAGCCTTCGCGTCGACGGGGCTGACGGACGTCCAAGTGCTGAAGGGTCTCGCCGGCGTCGACGGCGGGCCCGCGCCGTTCGTGGCGATGGCCTTGCTCACCTTCCGCGACGCCGAGGCGATGCAGGCCTCTCTCACCGGCCCGCGCAGCGCTGAGGTGAGGGGCGACGTCGCCAACTTCACCACTATTCAGTCGATCATTCAGATCAGCGAGGCGAACTAG
- a CDS encoding response regulator: MKPSKVMIVEDEALVAMMVEDMLGDLGCEIAGSFGAVGDAMAWLVGGDASPDGAVLDVNIGGEMVFPVAEELRERGVPFVFATGYGDLPRAGFESIEVLAKPINVGDLRRAVDGFQSSQD; encoded by the coding sequence ATGAAGCCCAGCAAGGTGATGATCGTCGAGGACGAGGCGCTTGTGGCCATGATGGTCGAGGACATGCTGGGCGACCTGGGATGCGAGATCGCGGGATCCTTCGGCGCGGTCGGCGACGCGATGGCCTGGCTGGTCGGCGGTGACGCCTCGCCAGACGGCGCGGTGCTGGACGTCAATATCGGCGGCGAGATGGTGTTTCCCGTCGCCGAGGAGCTGCGCGAACGCGGCGTGCCGTTCGTGTTCGCCACCGGCTACGGCGACCTGCCGCGCGCGGGCTTCGAGAGCATCGAGGTCCTCGCCAAGCCGATCAATGTCGGCGACTTGCGCCGGGCGGTCGACGGCTTTCAATCCAGCCAGGACTAG
- a CDS encoding sensor histidine kinase has product MLELATQDDVAPPDTGLVTLIETIEALSATRTISEVADVVRKAARRISGADGVAFVLRDNDQCWYFDEDAIGPLWKGKRFPLSACISGWAMLNRQTVVIPDIYKDDRIPHDAYRPTFVKSLVMTPVRMEDPVAAIGAYWAEEQTPSPEIVQKLQVMARATASALESGRLHDSLVDARHHGTFLLQELDHRVKNTLAIVQSISRQTLRASPSPEAFAEVFENRILALSQAHELLTRRAWGRAQLHEILEKALAPFSVDLADRFDIIGPALSFSAETSVSVHMTLHELAVNAAKHGALSSPEGRVVIRWTVDEAATPPRLTLTWREVGGPPLAGKPERRGFGASLIERGLARDLGGKASLDFTPEGVVYTLSAPLSQRMSLAA; this is encoded by the coding sequence ATGCTGGAACTGGCTACCCAAGACGACGTCGCGCCCCCCGATACCGGGCTGGTCACGCTGATCGAGACGATTGAGGCGCTTTCAGCGACGCGCACCATCAGCGAGGTGGCCGACGTGGTCCGCAAGGCGGCCCGGCGCATCTCCGGCGCCGACGGCGTCGCCTTCGTCCTGCGCGACAACGATCAGTGCTGGTACTTCGACGAGGACGCGATCGGCCCGCTGTGGAAAGGCAAGCGCTTTCCGCTGTCGGCCTGCATTTCCGGCTGGGCCATGCTGAACCGCCAGACGGTGGTGATCCCAGACATCTACAAGGACGACCGCATCCCGCACGACGCCTATAGGCCGACCTTCGTCAAAAGCCTGGTCATGACGCCGGTGCGGATGGAGGATCCGGTCGCCGCGATCGGCGCCTATTGGGCCGAGGAGCAGACCCCCTCGCCCGAGATCGTGCAGAAGTTGCAGGTGATGGCCCGCGCCACCGCCTCGGCGCTCGAGAGCGGCCGCCTGCATGACAGCCTGGTCGACGCCCGCCACCACGGCACCTTCCTGCTGCAGGAGCTGGACCACCGGGTGAAGAACACCCTGGCCATCGTCCAGTCGATCTCGCGCCAGACCCTGCGGGCCTCGCCCTCGCCGGAAGCCTTCGCCGAGGTTTTCGAGAACCGGATTCTGGCCCTGTCCCAAGCGCACGAGCTGCTGACGCGCCGCGCCTGGGGGCGCGCCCAGCTGCACGAGATCCTGGAAAAGGCCTTGGCGCCGTTTAGCGTCGATCTGGCCGATCGTTTCGACATCATCGGTCCCGCCCTCAGCTTCAGCGCCGAGACCTCGGTGTCGGTGCACATGACCCTGCACGAGCTGGCGGTGAACGCGGCCAAGCACGGCGCCCTGTCCTCGCCCGAGGGCCGAGTGGTGATCCGTTGGACCGTCGACGAAGCCGCCACGCCGCCCAGGCTGACCCTGACCTGGCGCGAGGTCGGCGGGCCGCCGCTGGCCGGAAAGCCCGAGCGTCGAGGATTCGGCGCGTCGCTGATCGAACGCGGCCTGGCGCGCGACCTGGGCGGGAAGGCCAGTCTCGACTTCACGCCGGAAGGGGTGGTCTACACCCTGTCCGCGCCCCTATCGCAAAGGATGAGTCTCGCCGCATGA
- the pseC gene encoding UDP-4-amino-4,6-dideoxy-N-acetyl-beta-L-altrosamine transaminase, producing the protein MSGSFLPYGRQTIEDDDIAAVAEALRGDFLTTGPTVEAFEAAFAQKVGAAHAVAVSNGTATLHLAMLALGVGEGDVCIAPSVTFLATANCARYVGAEVVFADVDPDSGLMTPQTLAEAFDRAGDRRVKAVLPVHLRGDVCDLPALKALADAAGAALVEDAPHALGSIATFDGVAHPVGDGAYSSFASFSFHPVKTLATGEGGMLTTNDAGLASRARLLRSHGMVRPAGGDPWWYEMPELGFNYRIPDVLCALGLSQLNKLDRFVARRRDLTALYARLLPERAPKARLAASPAYSDPALHLLTVLVDFEGLGRSRRAVVEALKAKGVGTQVHYIPVHRQPYYVNRQGLADLPGADAWYARCLTLPLYPAMTDGDVERVVDALAEVLS; encoded by the coding sequence ATGAGCGGGTCCTTCCTCCCCTACGGCCGCCAGACGATCGAGGACGACGACATCGCGGCCGTCGCGGAGGCCCTGCGCGGCGACTTCCTGACCACCGGCCCCACGGTCGAGGCGTTCGAAGCCGCCTTCGCCCAAAAGGTCGGCGCGGCCCACGCCGTGGCCGTCTCCAACGGCACCGCGACCCTGCACCTGGCCATGCTGGCCCTGGGGGTGGGTGAAGGCGATGTCTGCATCGCGCCCTCCGTCACCTTCCTGGCCACCGCCAACTGCGCCCGCTATGTCGGCGCCGAGGTGGTGTTCGCCGACGTCGATCCCGATAGCGGGCTGATGACGCCGCAGACCTTGGCTGAGGCTTTCGACCGCGCGGGCGATCGTCGCGTCAAGGCCGTCCTGCCCGTCCACCTGCGCGGCGACGTCTGCGACCTGCCGGCCCTGAAGGCGCTGGCCGACGCGGCCGGGGCGGCGCTGGTCGAGGACGCTCCGCACGCCCTGGGCTCGATCGCGACCTTCGACGGCGTCGCCCACCCGGTCGGCGACGGCGCCTATTCCAGCTTCGCCAGTTTCTCGTTCCATCCGGTCAAGACCCTGGCCACGGGCGAAGGCGGCATGCTGACCACCAACGACGCAGGCCTAGCAAGTCGCGCGCGCCTGCTGCGCTCGCACGGCATGGTCCGCCCCGCCGGCGGCGATCCCTGGTGGTACGAGATGCCGGAGCTGGGCTTCAACTACCGCATCCCCGACGTGCTGTGCGCGCTCGGCCTGTCACAGCTGAACAAGCTCGATCGCTTCGTGGCCCGCCGCCGCGACCTGACCGCCCTCTACGCCCGCCTGCTGCCCGAGCGCGCGCCCAAGGCCCGCTTGGCCGCGAGCCCCGCCTACTCGGACCCGGCGCTGCACCTCTTGACCGTGCTGGTCGACTTCGAGGGCCTGGGCCGTTCTCGTCGCGCCGTCGTCGAGGCGCTGAAGGCCAAGGGCGTCGGGACGCAGGTCCACTACATCCCGGTCCACCGCCAGCCCTACTACGTGAACCGCCAGGGCCTGGCCGACCTGCCCGGCGCCGACGCCTGGTACGCCCGCTGCCTGACCCTGCCGCTCTATCCGGCCATGACCGACGGCGACGTCGAACGGGTGGTCGACGCCCTGGCGGAGGTGTTGAGCTAG
- the pseB gene encoding UDP-N-acetylglucosamine 4,6-dehydratase (inverting), whose protein sequence is MGRFSPKSLDLDGKVILVTGGTGSFGRRFIETVLRRYDPRKVIIYSRDELKQSDMQIELREQFDEKIFGKLRFFLGDVRDRERLTLALRGVDIVIHAAALKQVPAAEYNPSECIHTNVLGAENVVWASLSNGVKQVVALSTDKACNPTNLYGATKLASDKTFVAANNLSGDIGTRFCVVRYGNVVGSRGSVVPLYRRMLSNGATELPVTDPRMTRFWITLNEGVDFVLSSLTMMRGGEIFVPKIPSMAMPDLVKAMSPTAGMKVIGIRPGEKLHEIMISADDARATVEFDDRYAIEPNFAEFGRKPYSAADGAKPVAEDFSYSSDNNHDWLSPEGLLAMLEEKTAR, encoded by the coding sequence TTGGGCCGTTTCTCCCCCAAATCCCTCGATCTCGACGGCAAGGTGATCCTGGTCACCGGCGGCACCGGCTCATTCGGGCGGCGATTCATCGAGACCGTGCTGCGGCGCTATGACCCGCGGAAGGTCATCATCTATTCCCGCGACGAACTGAAGCAAAGCGACATGCAGATCGAGCTGCGCGAGCAGTTCGACGAGAAGATCTTCGGCAAGCTTCGCTTCTTCCTGGGCGACGTCCGCGACCGCGAGCGCCTGACCCTGGCCTTGCGCGGCGTCGACATCGTCATCCACGCCGCGGCCCTGAAGCAGGTGCCGGCCGCCGAGTACAATCCGTCCGAGTGCATCCACACCAACGTGCTGGGCGCCGAGAACGTGGTCTGGGCCAGCCTCAGCAACGGCGTGAAGCAGGTCGTGGCCCTGTCGACCGACAAGGCCTGCAACCCGACCAACCTCTACGGCGCGACGAAGCTGGCTTCGGACAAGACCTTCGTGGCGGCCAACAACCTGTCGGGCGACATCGGCACCCGGTTCTGCGTCGTGCGCTACGGCAACGTGGTGGGCTCGCGCGGCAGCGTCGTGCCGCTGTACCGCCGGATGCTGAGCAACGGCGCCACCGAGCTGCCGGTCACCGACCCGCGCATGACCCGCTTCTGGATCACCCTGAACGAGGGCGTCGACTTCGTGCTGTCGTCCCTGACCATGATGCGCGGCGGCGAGATCTTCGTGCCCAAGATCCCCTCGATGGCCATGCCCGACCTGGTGAAGGCCATGTCGCCGACCGCCGGCATGAAGGTGATCGGCATCCGTCCCGGCGAGAAGCTGCACGAGATCATGATCAGCGCCGACGACGCCCGCGCGACCGTCGAGTTCGACGACCGCTACGCGATCGAGCCCAACTTCGCCGAGTTCGGCCGCAAGCCCTATTCGGCCGCGGACGGCGCCAAGCCCGTCGCCGAGGACTTCTCGTACAGCAGCGACAACAACCACGACTGGCTGTCGCCCGAGGGCCTGCTGGCGATGCTGGAGGAGAAGACCGCGCGATGA
- the tadA gene encoding tRNA adenosine(34) deaminase TadA produces the protein MRTDQDEDQGFEQDRRAMRLALDAARAAAEAGETPVGAVILDPKTGEVLAVAGNGPIAAHDPTAHAEIAAMRAAAAKLENYRLTDLTLVVTLEPCAMCAGAISHARIGRVVFGAEDPKGGAVVHGPKFFAQPTCHWRPEVTGGVLAEESAELLRGFFRARRKAKS, from the coding sequence ATGCGCACCGATCAGGACGAGGATCAAGGCTTCGAGCAGGATAGGCGCGCGATGCGCCTGGCGCTCGACGCGGCCCGCGCGGCCGCCGAGGCGGGCGAGACGCCGGTCGGCGCGGTGATCCTCGATCCCAAGACCGGCGAAGTGCTGGCGGTCGCCGGCAATGGCCCGATCGCCGCCCACGATCCCACCGCCCACGCCGAGATCGCCGCGATGCGGGCGGCGGCCGCCAAGCTCGAGAACTATCGCCTCACCGATCTCACCCTGGTGGTCACCCTCGAGCCCTGCGCCATGTGCGCGGGCGCGATCAGTCACGCGCGGATCGGCCGGGTGGTGTTCGGGGCCGAGGACCCGAAGGGCGGCGCGGTCGTCCACGGTCCGAAATTCTTCGCCCAGCCGACCTGCCACTGGCGACCGGAGGTGACGGGCGGCGTGCTGGCCGAGGAAAGCGCCGAGCTCTTGCGCGGCTTCTTCCGGGCGCGCCGGAAGGCGAAAAGCTAA
- a CDS encoding pseudouridine synthase, whose translation MTQPHDPLYEPELDGQDGDLDGGPGERVAKALARAGVASRREVERLIEAGRVAINGKVLTTPAIKVKPGDFLTVDGQLVAEREPTRIFRYHKPTGLMTTHNDPKGRPTVFQTLPKDLPRLISVGRLDLNSEGLLLLTNDGELSRALETPSNAWVRRYRARAFGDTTQAKLDTLKDGVTIEGVKYGSIEARLDKAHDKAGGGKNIWITVSLSEGKNREVRKVLESVGLKVNRLIRMSYGPFALGALAAGQIEEVGPRVIRELLEGVVPPENMPTGDRPKFAGIANPVKAPGTDGGGDLQRRGVPRADRDLKPAAPEKPEKPVYKAGWAKPKKKVSPHAPAKGAAKPKRAPAKSLETKFIDDRKPVARGKPTARPGAKPAPKVAPKAAPKAADGAARRVSEKSGKPMGRPSPRPAGGRGPAPRGGPKR comes from the coding sequence GTGACCCAACCCCACGATCCCCTGTACGAGCCTGAACTCGACGGTCAAGACGGCGATCTCGACGGCGGTCCCGGCGAGCGGGTCGCCAAGGCCCTGGCGCGGGCGGGCGTGGCCTCGCGGCGCGAGGTCGAGCGGCTGATCGAGGCCGGCCGCGTGGCGATCAACGGCAAGGTGCTGACGACGCCGGCGATCAAGGTCAAGCCGGGCGACTTTCTCACTGTCGACGGCCAGCTGGTGGCCGAGCGCGAGCCGACGCGGATCTTCCGCTACCACAAGCCCACGGGCCTGATGACCACCCACAACGACCCCAAGGGTCGTCCGACGGTGTTCCAGACCCTCCCTAAGGACCTGCCGCGCCTGATCTCGGTCGGACGCCTGGACTTGAATTCCGAGGGGCTGCTGCTGCTGACCAATGACGGCGAGCTGTCGCGCGCGCTGGAGACGCCCAGCAACGCCTGGGTCCGCCGCTATCGCGCCCGCGCCTTCGGCGACACCACCCAGGCCAAGCTGGACACGCTGAAGGACGGCGTGACCATCGAGGGCGTCAAGTACGGGTCCATCGAGGCCCGGCTGGACAAGGCTCACGACAAGGCCGGCGGCGGCAAGAACATCTGGATCACGGTCTCGCTGTCGGAAGGCAAGAACCGCGAGGTCCGCAAGGTGCTGGAGTCGGTCGGCCTGAAGGTCAACCGCCTGATCCGGATGTCCTACGGTCCGTTCGCGCTAGGCGCCCTGGCCGCGGGCCAGATCGAGGAGGTCGGGCCCCGGGTGATCCGCGAGCTCCTGGAAGGCGTCGTGCCGCCCGAGAACATGCCGACCGGCGATCGCCCGAAGTTCGCCGGCATCGCCAACCCGGTGAAGGCGCCGGGCACCGACGGCGGCGGCGATCTCCAGCGCCGGGGCGTGCCGCGCGCCGATCGGGACCTCAAGCCCGCCGCGCCGGAAAAGCCCGAAAAGCCCGTCTACAAGGCCGGCTGGGCCAAGCCGAAGAAGAAGGTCTCGCCGCATGCGCCGGCCAAGGGCGCGGCCAAGCCCAAGCGCGCGCCGGCCAAGTCGCTGGAGACCAAGTTCATCGACGACCGCAAGCCCGTCGCCCGGGGCAAGCCCACGGCGCGTCCCGGCGCGAAGCCGGCCCCAAAGGTCGCCCCAAAGGCCGCCCCAAAGGCCGCCGACGGCGCGGCGCGTCGGGTCTCGGAAAAGTCCGGAAAGCCGATGGGCCGTCCCAGCCCGCGCCCCGCGGGCGGCCGAGGCCCCGCGCCGCGCGGCGGCCCCAAGCGTTAG
- a CDS encoding CPBP family intramembrane glutamic endopeptidase — protein sequence MGEILEAARRSPFLADLSPYDRDPWRSLFAVPVGVLAGAVAALLGAITATLAALLIVSGLDGAPAAGDLFQIFSDPTLIDPSARQSLFLLAVLAGVNLGAAVGFVYAAGAIHHRRVTEYVNCGGRFRKRLLLGGLVLVGGAMTALVAIAAFTGQPIDPPLWRMSPNLVGRTLYATMAVGLLILAAAAEELVFRGWLLKQSAAYVRDPILLMALNGLLFAAIHFDPNLDAFLVRAAMGAGLTWMALRLGGIELGIGAHAANNAVILLLIRPMTTRPDAPHEFKAGLIASALVMLAGFIGVAELAARWPALRRWTRLQTPATA from the coding sequence ATGGGCGAGATCCTGGAGGCGGCGAGGCGTTCGCCCTTTCTGGCCGACCTGTCCCCGTACGACCGCGACCCATGGCGCAGCCTCTTCGCGGTGCCGGTCGGCGTGCTGGCGGGGGCCGTGGCCGCCCTGCTCGGCGCCATCACCGCGACCCTGGCGGCCCTGCTGATCGTCAGCGGCCTGGACGGCGCGCCGGCGGCGGGCGACCTCTTCCAGATCTTCAGCGACCCGACCCTCATCGATCCATCCGCGCGGCAATCACTGTTCCTGCTGGCGGTGCTGGCCGGCGTCAATCTGGGCGCGGCGGTCGGCTTCGTGTACGCGGCCGGCGCGATCCACCACCGCCGCGTGACGGAATACGTCAATTGCGGCGGTCGCTTCCGCAAGCGCCTGTTGCTCGGCGGACTGGTGCTGGTGGGCGGGGCCATGACCGCGCTCGTCGCCATCGCCGCCTTCACCGGCCAGCCGATCGATCCGCCTCTGTGGCGCATGTCGCCGAACCTCGTGGGACGGACCCTCTACGCGACCATGGCCGTCGGCCTGCTGATCCTCGCCGCCGCGGCCGAGGAGCTGGTGTTCCGGGGCTGGCTGCTGAAGCAGAGCGCCGCCTATGTCCGCGACCCGATCCTGCTGATGGCGCTGAACGGCCTGCTGTTCGCCGCCATCCACTTCGACCCGAACCTCGACGCCTTCCTGGTCCGTGCGGCGATGGGGGCGGGCTTGACCTGGATGGCCCTGCGCCTGGGCGGCATCGAGCTGGGGATCGGCGCGCACGCGGCCAACAACGCCGTGATCCTGCTGCTGATCCGTCCGATGACCACCCGCCCCGACGCGCCGCACGAGTTCAAGGCCGGACTGATCGCCAGCGCGCTCGTCATGCTGGCCGGCTTCATCGGCGTGGCCGAGCTGGCCGCCCGCTGGCCGGCCCTGCGCCGCTGGACGCGACTGCAGACGCCGGCGACGGCCTAG